Within the Fusarium musae strain F31 chromosome 11, whole genome shotgun sequence genome, the region AGTCGCGTGGCCCTTGGGATCAAGAGTCATGTAGTCATCCTGGATGCAATATTAGCGCAAAGTTCTGGAACTGAAATGATTGAGGTGTAccttgagatcaagaaagtcAGGCAGGGCTGACCCAAATGCATCCAAGTTGGAGACACCCGGTTGCAACACGACTGATGCGAGATAGATAATCTTGTCGACTCCTCCTTGCTTGCCCTCTGCCTGGCGAGCCTTTCGCGAGAGCTTGCTGAGACACTGGGTTCCAGGGATGCCTCCATACGAATGGGTCATGAGGACTACATCCTTGCCCTCGTCGAAAAGCTTGGAAACAACGTTGGTGATTTCTTCGGCATCGTCGCTCATTGTCGCAGGCGGGAGATTAACCCGCTTGCCGACCGACGGCGTATCGATAACGCGCGAGTCGATGCCATGTCGCTCGAGACTGTCTGTAAACACACGATAGTGCTTAGATGGGGCAAACGACCCAGGGACGATAACAAGAGTTGGAGTCGCCATGTTTTAGTTTGCTTATGTGGTTGAAGTGGTATGAAGAGTAAGTAGTTTGCTGAAAGTTGAGAGAGAAAGCAATCGTGTCCTTTTGTATGCGGTTTGtgctgttggttggttgTACGACGTTTGTAATCGGATTGCAATACCCAGCCAGCCCCGCGTTTTCGGAGGAGATACGATTTCTTCTGATTGGTAATTTTGGGGAAGCGTTGCCTGAATGAGTAAAAGCACCGCGAACCAACACCTTCAGCGATCGAGCTTGAGCATGAATCCTGTCAGCCCTAAATTCCTACGACCTGCGGAGCCGAGGCTTGGAGTTGGTCGCATTGAGCTAAGAGTCTTGGAAAAGAAAATGCTTGGAGGTTTGGAAAGGGCATTATACGCCAGAATAACTTGGTAGTTTTTGCATGCTCTTTTCTCTGATTGCCCTCGTATTCTGTGTAATCGTTCTAACTCCATGCAGTGCAGGCACCTGCACGCACTGATTGCAAGCTTGGCCGAGTTTGAGGGGATCCTCAATCACAAACTCGGCAAGCGTCAACAGAAAGGAAACTTGAGAAACGAGATGAACTTCTCTGCGACTCTTGGTTGAAGAGTCTCGCGGGTAGCtaccttttctttttcgctTACTGAGGCCATTCATGGACAAACGCTGAAAGAAAGCAGTTTCAGGGTTCGGTAGAGCCAATGGCGGGTGTATCCACTGTCAATGGCGAAAACCCCTGTGAACAGGCTAGACAGGACCCTTCACCAACTCTTCCCTATTGATCTGCTCAATTTATTTTTGGCATTCTTATTAGACGCGTAGCCCTTGGCTTTGTTTCACCTTGTCTTCTTCCAATTGTTCTATTCTCGTTTCTTTATTCCCCAGCGCTCCCCCATCCATTGGCTCTCGTGCAGCGCCTCACAAAGGCCCAGTTTCGCTAAGCGCCTGGTCTTAGCGGCTACCAACAAACGATTGGGGCTCCATGAATTGCGCTGGGTCTCTTTGTCAATGGCCTCGTTTCATTGTCGATTGGCTCTTGATTGTCCAACATGAGAAAGCGCATCAGCGTCtattgacgatgttgatcaTCGACTCTGTATAAAGACGTGATGTTGTTCTTTGTGTTGGTTCTCTTATACAAATCACTATCGCTTTACAGTATTCGTCTATttatttctctctttttctaCACTGCTGTGCAGTTCAAATTCATTCTTTGGTCATCTATCGTCAACACGCGAAACACGCATATCATCTTTAACAGCAACACTTTAATACCAATAATCCAACTTCATCATGGGCAAGTTCGATAACGCTATCAAGGCTGGCCAGACCGCCATCGAGCTCGGCAACACTGCTAGATCCTTCGCTGGGGCGACCTCCGAATTCCGCGCCGCggacaagaaggaaattGGTCGACAGGCTGGTCGTCACGCCTTCAACGAGGGCGCCGAGACCGGAAAGACCATGGGCAAGACTTGGCTCAAGACCTTTGAGACCGTTCCTCGTATGGTCTGTCGAGGTCTCCAGTTCCTCTTCGCTATCATCGCCTGCGGCTTCTACGGCCATCGAGTCGATAAGGCTCAAGACACAGATTATGGCTTCTCACCGGAATGGTACTTCGCTCTCGTCGTCGCTGGCCTCTCAGCCACCACCGCCATTCTCTTCGTCGTCCTCACTCCCCTCGGCGCCCTTCCCCTCATCGgcagcaagctcaagctcgtcaagaCCTATCGCGCATTTGCTTGGgatctcatcctcttcatcacctgGCTCGTCGTCTTCGGAATCTTCGCTGGCATCTTCCTCCACCGAGATAGCGACGACAAGTACAAGGGCGCTAGCACCGGTGCCATGAAGACAGCCGTGTGGATCGACCTCGTCAACTCCATCTTGTGGCTCACCTCGGGTGTTTACGGTTGCATCAAGACTTTCTTGGGCGACAAGGCGGACGAGATGACAGACAAGGTTGGACAGAAGCTGTTtaccaagaagcagaagccaGCTAAGGAGGTTGGCTATGCGGAAAGTGTCTGAACACTGGCAAAACAGTTACATCGGGGTTTTCATGTTTTTATTACGCATTTTCTTATGTCAGAGCCGGCGTTCTTCGCATCTTTTACATTTAGAATAGATCTATCTCTATCTCCCGATGAATACAATATATCAAGGACTTGTTCTATATACAGGACAAACACTATGTTTTTGAACCATGATTGCAAACAGCTGAGACCCGGCCTCCCGTTTCCATTGCGATTCAGTCATAGCTTCTGTCTGGTTCTCGAGTCAGCTTTCAAATACGCCAATAACCCAAGGTTCTTCTTTGTCGAGGTGGCAAGATCAGACCGTCCGCAATTGTTCACGATCCGGAGGACAGGGAATGGAGTACCAGAAATAAGCCGCTGTGTTGAATCTCTGAACGGTCACTCTTGTCTATAATCTGCCCTGGTTCAATCATGTCTCTTGCATTCTTGGCTGCCTCTCCGAGAGCTGCCTTTCACATCAAAATCTTGCCGAATGCATCACCAAGTCCACACTCAACCAGCCATGCTTCTAGTGCCTTCATATCACCACGGTTGCCCCTCgctcctctcttctcaatcaTATCTGTGATCTCTTGCATATCCGGAAATGCACGCTTCAGGTCCACCGCTTCTTCCCGATATCTCTCGCTGACCTACTCTCACTATCAGCTTTCCCCATACCCATGCGCATAATTGACGTACCTTTTTGTGATGCGCAGGGATATCGCCCCAGCTTTCTGTCTTGATGAACTTCATAAAGTCGTCAATGGCGACCGATCCCCCTTCTAGACACAAGATACCCGGCTTCCCGGCAAGGAGAAATCCAGTGAGTCCGTAGGTCGGTGCATAGTTGATAAAGTCATCACGCTTTGCCCTTGTGCTGATGGAGGGGAAGTAGAACCAGACTCGGACTAGCGAGGTGTCTACTATTGGAGCATTTGCAATTTCTGCTTGCTTCATATTCAAGAGGTGTTGAGATGCGGCGTCTTTTATATGCTCAATGACAGAAAGAATGTCCTCTTCGGGAATCTCAGTGTTCAGCTTTGCAACATCTCCTTTGCTCATCCAGTCCGGTTGTTGTATCCTGGTCTTTATTGGTGGTGGTTCCGTTAGTTCTTCTTGCTTTTGACATTTCAACGGTACTGTCAATGTGAGCTGTAGAGTTCTTGTAGAAGtatcttcgtcttcaacatCGACCCTGAGCTGAAGATTTATGACTGTCTCTGAGAAATTTGGTGTGGCTTCCCCGTCGCTTTCACACCAGTCCCTCAATCTCTCGATCAGGCCAGAGTCCGCAGAGTCTATGGCTATCGCATCATCCGACGCATACATCGCCATGAGGAGGTCAATTTGGCCTAATTGGAGCTCCATGAGCTCTTTCGGCAATGCATTTTGGGACCCCTCATCAGAAGACATGACGGCTAGAACAGTTTTTCAGCGTCCTGTATATTCAACAAAAGGACAACCGGCTTCGTGCCGCCGAAATCACAACCACTTTACGCGTGATTTGTAGAGATTGATACGAGGCTGGAGAAAATTCACTAATCACGTGAGGACAATCCGTCCGACATCGCGGTCAATATCTTATCTAAGAgttcttatcttatcttatcttaagTTGTGGGGCTACCCTGGGCTGAATGCAATAACTGCAACAATGAATTGAATTGGCTATCAGCATTCGAAGAGGTACGATATCTTGGACGGTTCTGTAAGGCTAACaagattatactttttttttttttttctactTGGCTCGTTCCGCCCCTTGGCATTTATCTCGCCCACTTATCAGCATAAGTAGTTGCGATCAGTATTCCATTGTTCGACCACCATCGAAATGATTCTGAGCATGGTGAACTTCACATCAAAATGATATTTCATTGGACGTAGGCTCTCAGGTCATGTTTATCATTTCCCAAATGACTGCAGATGCGCATCATGTCATCCGTTAGTGACGTCTTGCGTAAACGTTAAAATGACCGTGTTCACTGCTCGAATGACGTTCAGATGATTGATGAGCCCTGGAGCTGGTCAGCACTACAAATAGTGTAAGCTCTGAAAGTCAACCATTTCTCCCCATACCAGTAAATTATTCAATAGATATCATCTCAAACACACTTCATTAATATCAATATGTCTCAATCAAACGTCGGATATCCTTCTTTGTATGAAGACGGAGATCAGCGCCACTATAGCAAGGAGGAAGTGCGTGAGGAGAATCGCACGCACCCCAACGTCAATACCGAGGGCTACCGTAAGTTCTACAACCCTGGTCATTCTTATTTAACTGGTTCTAGTACATAAAGAGGGAATAATGAATGAGCTCCGCGAGGCCGACGTAAGTTCCCAATTTCAAGTATAAGATCACTAGCTAAGTGTAGTAGACCAACAGGATAGTTGCAGACCGCATGAAGCATGAACCAGGATTCATGGTAAATATTACCAGAGTACCTGAGGTGCCGTACAAATATCTAACTGCTTGTCGTCCAGGCCACCATGCACGGCAACAAGCCCTCTCGCGGTGCCGAAATCGACGCTGAGCTCGCACGGGAGGATGCAGAGCGGgttgaaaagaagaagggtaagACTGACAGCATGCCTGGAAAGAAAATGGaacacaacaccagcaagaGCGAGTGGAAGCAGCAGATGGATCGGGAAGAGCAGGAGGCTCTCGCTAAGCATAGCAATCGTTGAACGAACAAGCATGAAAATCTGGGTATGGAGTGTGTTACTCGTAAGACAAATAAGTCAAAAGTACAGCTCGGTAAATCTCAAAGGGTCGAAAAAAAGTGCACTTCATCCAGTgaaatgatgagatgaacaaTCAACTGCCAACATAAACGACCCAAAGAGATCAAACCCAGGCGCTTTATATGGACAGTACGACGCCGCGTATCATTCAGCTCACCGTGCAAACGGTGACTGCTAAAGCTTGGGTTTCGGGACAGGCGACTTGTGGTTGAAGTCAAATGTAATGAAGCTGGACGATATGGGCAGGAAGCTTCCCTCGCAACAGTGGCACCCCAGTCAGAAAGAGCATCACTGTTCTCATATTTCAAGTTCCAGATATTTcgatttttaagttttattcgGCCGTGAAGGTATTAGGTTCATACAGTCGTAATCAAACAATTAAAAGTACACGAGTTTATTACTCGCCAATGATCGCCATacatctcctccttcaatCATCCCCAGACGTGGATTCTCACCATTAATTACTCCATTAGACCATCTCCTCGCCACGAGCACCAGTACCGACAGGTCTTCGGGGAATAGAACCGTTGTTGTAACCGTTGCCATGCATGTGCTCAGATCCATCACTCTTCAGGCCATGGCCGTGTCCATGTCCGAGAGAGCTACCACCATGAGATCCCCAGCCGACCTTGCGAGTGAAGACggcatcaacaagctcagcacCACCCATGGAGTAGTTGAAAGGAGCGCCACGGTTGAGGGGAATGTGGTTAAAGCGCCAGTCCCAGACAGCAGCGTAGGTCATTCGGTAAGcggaaaaagcaaagacagTTCCAATGATGGCTCCGGCAAGGACATCGTGGAAGTGGTGATACTTGTCGATAGTGAGAGCTCCACCGATGAGAACGGCACCGAGAAGGGGAGCGTAGGTGACAATGAGCTTCCACATGGAAGGATGGTAGTTGGagaagaccttgagcttggcgtTGAGGTAAAGGTAGAGGTAGACGAAGCCAGCAAAGGCAGCAGTTGTGTGACCACTGGGCATAGACTCAAGAGCATCGTTGATCTCGCTCTTATCGCCAGTGCAAATATCGGGAGTGTAGTACAGCTGAAGATAACCCTTGTTGTTGTATCCTCCCATGGTGCGAGCGCGAGCCATGTCGGGCTTGCAGACCTCAAGGAAATGAGGTCGGAAGCCACCGATGAGCCACTTTACAAAGACCTGGAAGACGGCGGCGGTGATCAGGGAGTAGAGAAGGCCGATGACAGCGTTGTTGACATCCCAGAAAGAGCGGATGCGGATCTGCATCAccaggaagacgaagatgggaACAAGGGCAGCCAACATGGCAGCGGCCCAGATGGGAATGATCTCGCCTCGGAGAGGATATCCGTACTCGGGCCAGACAATCTCGCCATCGGAAAAGGTAACGGGGAATGATCGAGCGGGTGCGGGCTTAGCGAAGTAGACCTAGAGATTTGTTAGACGTGTAATTGAGTTTGAAGCGATCAAGACTTACACCAAGGCCGATAGCGCCCATGCAGGCCATGGTGACAATGTCAAGCCATGTTCCCTTGAGCCACTGTCCGAAAGTCGGACGTCGCGACATGGGCAGAGGGTCGTGAACCGCCTTCTGGTGGTGACGGGTCTTTGTGCCAGGCGAAGCCCGGTGAGGGGACTTTTCTCGACGGAAGAAAGGCATGTTGACGATTTGGTGATGCTagtagatgatgatgttgaaggaAAAGCCGACCACGGATGGAGTGGCTCTGCACCCAAAATtaataggtaccttactgaAAGAACTTTGCTGGCTCTTGTCCTGCCGTTCACAAACAAATGAGGCTGCTTGCCTTTCTATAAATCCGTGGAGAGGG harbors:
- a CDS encoding hypothetical protein (MEROPS:MER0213595) — its product is MATPTLVIVPGSFAPSKHYRVFTDSLERHGIDSRVIDTPSVGKRVNLPPATMSDDAEEITNVVSKLFDEGKDVVLMTHSYGGIPGTQCLSKLSRKARQAEGKQGGVDKIIYLASVVLQPGVSNLDAFGSALPDFLDLKDDYMTLDPKGHATHTFSDLPFDEAFELAKQMPEHSTPSFREPLTYPGYNDVEVHYIVCEQDQIIPPQFQRAMIEGVKASSGKEVAVHSFDSGHVPTVSQPDNVSKVVKEIIGA